From Candidatus Tisiphia endosymbiont of Melanophora roralis, a single genomic window includes:
- the rsmH gene encoding 16S rRNA (cytosine(1402)-N(4))-methyltransferase RsmH, translated as MIQEFASSHTPVMLNEVKEVLCPKDGGSYLDCTFGFGGYSRMILDSCNCQLVAIDCDPYVRTYANQLVNDYASRVNFIQTGFAESFSKLGSLKFDGIVMDLGVSSMQLDSRDRGFSFTHDGPLDMRMSNTGYSAADFINEADEQEIADVIYKYGDESYSRRIAKKIIEHRLLEPITNTAKFAHIVRSSIGFRKGKIDSATKTFQAIRIHINDELGQLARFLDNCKNILAPNGRLVIVSFHSLEDRIVKNFLKANSAKVVARSKYSVKISSEESSKEWLKILTKKPLCPSPKEVALNPRARSAKLRAGQKIGNIYGS; from the coding sequence ATGATACAAGAGTTCGCATCATCTCATACGCCGGTTATGTTGAATGAAGTTAAAGAAGTCTTATGTCCTAAAGATGGAGGAAGTTATTTAGATTGCACTTTTGGTTTTGGTGGTTATAGCAGGATGATATTAGATTCTTGTAATTGTCAGTTAGTAGCAATTGATTGTGATCCATATGTTAGAACTTATGCTAATCAATTGGTAAACGATTATGCTAGCAGAGTGAACTTTATTCAGACAGGTTTCGCTGAAAGTTTTTCAAAATTAGGTTCGTTGAAATTTGATGGGATAGTTATGGATTTAGGGGTTTCTTCTATGCAACTTGATTCTAGAGATAGGGGTTTTTCATTTACCCATGATGGTCCACTTGATATGAGGATGAGCAATACGGGATATAGTGCTGCAGATTTTATAAATGAGGCTGATGAACAAGAAATAGCAGATGTAATTTATAAATATGGTGATGAATCTTATTCTCGAAGAATCGCTAAAAAGATTATAGAACACAGGTTATTAGAGCCTATTACCAATACAGCAAAATTTGCCCATATTGTTCGTAGTAGTATAGGTTTTAGAAAAGGTAAAATTGATTCTGCTACTAAGACTTTTCAAGCAATTCGTATTCATATCAATGATGAACTGGGTCAATTAGCAAGATTTCTAGATAATTGCAAGAATATTTTAGCACCAAATGGTCGACTAGTAATTGTTTCATTTCATTCATTAGAAGATCGAATTGTTAAGAATTTTTTAAAAGCAAATTCTGCTAAGGTAGTTGCTAGGTCTAAATACAGTGTAAAGATTTCGTCTGAAGAAAGTTCTAAAGAATGGCTTAAAATTCTTACAAAAAAACCATTATGTCCATCGCCTAAAGAAGTTGCACTTAATCCAAGAGCAAGGTCTGCAAAGTTGAGGGCTGGACAGAAAATAGGTAATATATATGGTAGTTAG
- a CDS encoding division/cell wall cluster transcriptional repressor MraZ, producing the protein MNIFLSKYINNIDKKGRVSIPASYRLALSSQSFNGIIAYPSFRNKCIEGCSLKRLEELSQIIQTLDPYSEERDAFETIILGEAIQLSFDSEGRVILPKSLIDHAGISDQACFVGKGLVFEIWQPQNFETYLSSARQIAQSNRLTLKNIKDIVV; encoded by the coding sequence ATGAATATTTTTTTATCAAAATATATAAACAATATTGATAAGAAAGGTCGGGTTTCGATACCTGCCAGCTATAGATTAGCTTTGTCTAGTCAGTCGTTTAATGGGATTATTGCCTATCCTTCTTTTAGAAATAAGTGCATTGAAGGTTGTAGTTTGAAGAGGCTTGAGGAGCTAAGTCAAATAATCCAAACCTTAGATCCCTATTCTGAGGAGCGAGATGCTTTCGAAACAATCATTCTTGGTGAAGCTATCCAGCTTAGCTTTGATAGTGAGGGGAGGGTGATTCTACCTAAATCTTTAATAGATCACGCTGGTATATCAGATCAAGCTTGCTTTGTAGGGAAGGGATTGGTCTTTGAAATTTGGCAGCCACAAAATTTTGAAACGTATCTTTCTTCAGCTCGGCAAATTGCTCAAAGTAACCGTTTAACACTGAAAAACATTAAGGATATAGTAGTATGA
- a CDS encoding fatty acid desaturase, with translation MLKRISWLAFFVLIIYPILLAFLVIKYHISHKIGIFEIGLLIAGYYGSNITVGVGLHRLWSHHAFKTNTAVEFILVIMSAATLQGPALSWASNHYKHHSYTDKDQDPHSPSKFDNKILGFLWSHIGWMIIDGSYKSIDRITMVKLGKNKLLRWQLKYYWQIAAFMNIVFPALIGYLIGGTINSAYAGFLFIGMGRALQQQATFCVNSLCHFVGSKQYYKGTAGDIWWMALFLLGENWHNFHHAFPSDYRNGAKWYHFDVHKWIIYVMSKLGLAWNLEVTSKIRIQAKINETSKYLIEGRKQQLNLLQDKINQLVEHVYVKLNELENSSISIKAQLKKSFMEIQESLKKLAEQLHSSIQLTEKSSERLLKIASKKIKDREMAIYRLYNELDRKYIRN, from the coding sequence ATGCTAAAAAGAATTTCGTGGCTTGCTTTTTTTGTGCTTATCATATACCCAATTTTACTTGCATTTTTGGTTATAAAATATCACATTAGCCACAAGATAGGTATATTCGAAATAGGTTTGCTGATAGCCGGTTATTATGGTTCTAATATTACTGTTGGTGTTGGTTTGCATAGGCTTTGGTCACATCATGCCTTTAAAACAAATACAGCGGTGGAGTTTATTCTTGTTATAATGTCAGCTGCTACTTTACAAGGACCAGCCTTGTCTTGGGCCTCAAATCATTATAAGCACCATAGTTATACTGATAAAGATCAAGATCCGCATAGCCCATCAAAGTTTGACAATAAAATCTTGGGATTTTTATGGTCACATATTGGATGGATGATCATTGATGGAAGTTATAAGTCAATTGACCGGATTACTATGGTTAAACTTGGTAAAAATAAATTGCTAAGATGGCAATTAAAATATTATTGGCAAATTGCTGCGTTTATGAATATTGTATTTCCAGCATTAATAGGTTACTTAATAGGTGGTACTATCAATTCTGCATATGCTGGTTTCCTGTTTATTGGTATGGGGAGAGCATTGCAACAACAGGCAACTTTTTGTGTCAATTCTCTATGCCATTTCGTTGGTAGTAAACAATATTATAAAGGTACTGCAGGAGATATTTGGTGGATGGCTTTGTTCTTATTAGGTGAAAACTGGCATAATTTCCACCATGCCTTCCCATCAGATTATCGCAATGGTGCTAAGTGGTATCATTTTGATGTCCATAAATGGATAATATACGTAATGAGCAAACTTGGACTAGCTTGGAATTTAGAAGTTACTTCCAAAATCAGAATACAAGCCAAGATAAATGAGACTAGTAAATACCTAATAGAGGGACGCAAACAACAATTAAATTTACTGCAAGATAAAATTAATCAACTGGTAGAACATGTGTATGTAAAGCTTAATGAGCTTGAGAATTCTTCTATATCTATTAAAGCTCAATTAAAAAAATCTTTTATGGAAATTCAGGAATCACTAAAGAAGCTTGCTGAACAACTACATTCATCAATTCAGTTAACTGAAAAGTCATCAGAAAGATTACTAAAAATTGCTAGTAAAAAAATTAAAGATCGAGAAATGGCAATTTATAGATTATATAACGAGCTAGATAGAAAGTATATTAGGAACTAA
- a CDS encoding exodeoxyribonuclease VII small subunit encodes MLDLKSIENMSFEAALAELKEIVKKIDTGEESLDSSINSFERGVLLKDHCEKKLQAARLKIEKITKLPDSTIAIEKVES; translated from the coding sequence ATGCTAGACTTAAAATCTATTGAAAATATGAGCTTTGAAGCTGCCTTAGCTGAACTAAAAGAAATTGTAAAAAAAATTGATACGGGAGAGGAAAGTTTAGATTCATCAATTAATAGTTTTGAAAGAGGAGTCTTACTAAAAGATCACTGTGAAAAGAAACTACAAGCCGCTCGCTTAAAGATTGAAAAAATCACTAAGCTGCCAGATTCAACCATCGCTATAGAAAAGGTAGAGTCCTAA
- a CDS encoding 2OG-Fe(II) oxygenase, translating to MSFALLNFDELESALVSNSPYTYMVAKNVINIDKKDIISIDYPQIKSAGFFPLESIKYEGVFKNLIQELQAPKLADILTKKLKIELKDKPFMITIRRWSTKSDGRIHNDSKSKIVTALLYLNDNWLQGKDGGSFRVLKDKKTFESAAAIIPPEFGSFVVFVRSENSWHGHMPFEGERRVIQITWLNSIEDIERKNKRGKLTLFLKNIFSRSVNVGITN from the coding sequence ATGTCTTTTGCATTACTAAATTTCGATGAATTGGAATCAGCTCTAGTATCTAATTCTCCTTATACTTATATGGTTGCTAAAAATGTAATTAATATAGATAAAAAAGATATCATTTCTATCGATTATCCCCAAATAAAAAGTGCTGGTTTTTTTCCTCTTGAAAGTATAAAGTATGAGGGAGTTTTTAAAAATTTAATCCAAGAATTGCAAGCTCCTAAACTTGCTGATATCTTGACTAAAAAACTAAAGATTGAGCTTAAAGATAAGCCTTTTATGATAACTATAAGGAGGTGGTCAACAAAATCTGATGGCAGAATCCATAATGACAGTAAATCTAAAATTGTTACGGCTTTATTATATTTAAATGACAATTGGTTACAAGGTAAGGATGGAGGGAGTTTTCGGGTATTAAAGGATAAAAAAACTTTTGAAAGTGCAGCAGCTATTATTCCTCCGGAATTTGGTTCTTTTGTAGTATTTGTTCGCTCTGAGAATTCGTGGCATGGTCATATGCCGTTTGAAGGGGAGAGGCGAGTCATTCAAATAACTTGGCTTAATAGTATAGAAGATATTGAGCGTAAGAATAAAAGAGGAAAATTAACATTGTTTTTAAAAAATATATTTAGTCGTTCTGTAAATGTTGGTATCACTAACTGA
- a CDS encoding 3-hydroxyacyl-CoA dehydrogenase/enoyl-CoA hydratase family protein translates to MEKKIEKICVIGSGVMGLAIASLIANSSHQVVLLDVVSNDPNDRNAILTKALENIEKQQPAPLSHPSKLAFITIGNLEDDLKLITECDLIIEVIIEKIAIKHQLYEKILPYLKEDAILASNTSTLPLRKLKEQMPDSIKSTIRSRFVISHFFNPPRYMELLELIVDSEVSSGVIERISDFLIRDLGKTIIKCHDTPGFIANRVGCYLLELVVRSSIDENLSPVIIDKIFTDLFKLPSTGIFGLYDLIGHDVIRLISTSLVNSLPNNDDYHQVYSASSILDKMIENNLIGRKALGGFYRISKINGIKTKEVIDFTTLTYAAFEDTKIEYSSIDQLLNSNSSYGKFFHEILVKFYLYITSLIPSVTDNIYDIDTAMRLGYSWKIGPFELLINHIGGGFEWLKKQAMLMNLILPEYITNNSYETIELSQFHLTRVRLEESKILLKNDSAQLVLYKNRLVFTINTKMNCLNENVFKLLLESVDIAENEKQTLYIMPLTNNFSAGADLKFIASCIKNQDFAKLEDFLKLGQKTMIRLKYSHINIVSCALGAALGGGCEILLHSDFIVANQELNAGLVEVSVGLVPSWGGIKEMFYRASSDKSKLVKNLRNILLPNKSSSADYFIADYDITNVQVNMNKHLILQEAFALDLPEKIKKVSKQVILSKVTLAEEFAETNFLKQKSIAEYDNLQGWLLSKFQDIISMQQIDEQKLLQFEREIFLELAKNPKTR, encoded by the coding sequence ATAGAGAAGAAAATAGAAAAAATATGTGTTATTGGTTCTGGAGTAATGGGGCTAGCAATAGCTTCCTTGATAGCTAACTCCTCTCACCAAGTTGTTTTACTAGATGTAGTAAGCAACGACCCTAATGATAGGAATGCCATACTTACCAAGGCTCTAGAAAATATAGAGAAACAACAACCAGCTCCTTTATCACATCCAAGTAAATTAGCGTTTATCACCATTGGTAATTTAGAAGATGATCTAAAGCTGATTACAGAATGTGATTTGATCATTGAAGTTATTATTGAAAAAATTGCAATAAAACATCAGCTGTATGAGAAGATTCTACCCTACCTAAAAGAAGATGCTATTCTAGCTTCTAATACTTCAACCTTACCTTTAAGGAAATTAAAGGAGCAAATGCCTGATTCTATAAAATCTACCATCAGGTCTAGATTTGTCATTAGTCATTTTTTTAATCCTCCAAGATATATGGAATTGCTTGAACTTATTGTAGATTCAGAGGTTAGCTCAGGGGTTATAGAGAGGATATCAGATTTTCTAATACGAGATTTAGGGAAAACTATTATTAAATGTCACGATACTCCAGGTTTTATAGCAAATCGAGTTGGTTGTTATCTACTTGAGCTGGTTGTTCGTAGTAGCATAGATGAAAATTTAAGTCCAGTAATTATCGATAAAATTTTTACTGATTTATTTAAATTACCAAGTACAGGAATCTTTGGCTTATATGATTTGATAGGTCACGACGTAATAAGATTAATTTCTACATCACTAGTTAATTCCCTACCGAATAATGATGATTATCACCAAGTTTACTCAGCATCTTCTATCCTTGATAAGATGATAGAGAATAACTTGATTGGTCGTAAAGCTTTAGGAGGTTTTTACCGTATATCAAAGATAAATGGCATAAAAACTAAAGAAGTCATAGATTTTACAACTTTAACTTATGCAGCATTTGAAGATACCAAGATTGAATATAGTTCTATTGATCAGTTGTTAAATAGCAACTCTAGCTATGGTAAATTTTTTCATGAGATACTAGTGAAGTTTTACTTATATATAACATCTTTAATTCCATCGGTTACTGATAATATTTACGATATAGATACAGCTATGAGGCTTGGTTATAGTTGGAAGATTGGTCCTTTTGAGTTGTTAATTAATCACATAGGAGGAGGATTTGAGTGGCTTAAAAAACAAGCAATGCTAATGAATTTAATATTACCGGAATATATCACTAATAATTCCTATGAAACTATTGAACTAAGTCAGTTTCATTTGACTAGAGTTAGATTAGAAGAAAGTAAGATTTTATTGAAGAATGATTCGGCTCAACTAGTTCTGTATAAAAATAGGTTAGTTTTTACTATTAATACTAAAATGAATTGCCTCAATGAAAATGTTTTTAAACTTTTGTTAGAATCTGTTGATATTGCAGAAAATGAGAAGCAAACACTATATATTATGCCATTAACCAACAATTTTTCAGCTGGTGCTGACTTAAAATTCATTGCTTCCTGTATAAAAAATCAAGATTTTGCTAAATTAGAAGATTTCTTAAAACTTGGTCAAAAAACCATGATAAGGTTAAAATACTCGCATATTAATATTGTTAGCTGTGCTTTAGGTGCTGCGTTAGGTGGGGGCTGTGAAATATTGTTACATTCTGATTTTATTGTAGCTAATCAGGAGTTAAATGCTGGCCTTGTTGAGGTATCGGTTGGCTTAGTTCCAAGTTGGGGAGGCATTAAGGAAATGTTTTATCGTGCAAGTAGCGATAAAAGTAAGCTAGTAAAAAATTTAAGAAATATCCTATTACCAAATAAATCAAGTTCTGCTGATTATTTTATAGCTGATTATGATATTACTAACGTGCAAGTAAATATGAATAAACATTTAATACTGCAAGAGGCTTTTGCCTTGGATTTGCCAGAAAAAATAAAGAAAGTAAGCAAGCAAGTTATTTTATCTAAAGTTACTTTAGCTGAAGAATTTGCAGAAACCAATTTTTTAAAGCAGAAGAGTATAGCTGAGTATGATAATCTTCAAGGATGGTTATTGTCAAAGTTTCAAGATATCATTTCCATGCAACAAATTGATGAGCAAAAATTATTGCAATTTGAACGAGAGATATTTTTAGAACTTGCTAAAAACCCTAAAACTCGATAA
- the tmk gene encoding dTMP kinase: protein MSIKKGKFITFEGGEGCGKSTQSNMLYQYLLSQNIPVDLTREVGGTISAEKMRDILVNQDLLPMSELLQIMAARYEHIHKKIIPKLNSGISVICDRFVDSTACYQGQDIGIDLVYDLHKSLISDVMPDITFFIDIDPNIALPRALVRGNNNKFESKNIEFHQKVYDGFQYISAKFPNRIVKINASTLSVQEIHDIIVAMLVTKVW from the coding sequence ATGTCAATTAAAAAGGGTAAATTTATTACGTTTGAGGGTGGGGAAGGGTGCGGTAAATCCACCCAAAGTAATATGTTATACCAGTATTTACTATCACAAAATATTCCCGTAGATTTAACGCGTGAAGTAGGGGGAACTATTTCTGCAGAGAAGATGCGTGACATTTTAGTTAATCAAGATTTACTACCTATGTCAGAATTGCTGCAAATCATGGCGGCACGTTATGAACATATTCATAAAAAGATTATTCCTAAACTAAATTCTGGGATATCAGTTATTTGTGATAGGTTTGTAGACTCTACAGCTTGTTATCAGGGGCAAGATATAGGGATTGATTTAGTTTATGATCTTCATAAGTCTTTAATATCTGATGTGATGCCTGATATTACATTTTTTATTGATATAGATCCAAATATTGCCTTACCAAGGGCATTAGTGCGAGGGAATAATAACAAATTTGAAAGCAAAAATATTGAATTTCATCAAAAAGTCTATGACGGATTTCAATATATATCAGCCAAATTTCCAAATAGAATAGTAAAAATAAATGCTTCAACTCTTAGTGTGCAAGAAATTCATGATATAATAGTTGCGATGCTCGTTACAAAGGTTTGGTGA
- the zapE gene encoding cell division protein ZapE, with product MPELKFDEKQLLLLSRIKEFAKQIEDKSFFRFFNSSLLAKKAIYLYGNVGNGKTVLMQHFFQILQIKKLMVHYQNFMQSVHKDIYQLQDKSQSKNNIIKRIAANYAKQAEVICIDEFEIKDITDAMIIGPLLLELIRHKVFIFITSNIEPKDLYKDGLQRNSFLPIMKEIYQKFEVMHLDSDHDYRLDKIIHTTNRRIIYPINEDNKLEIQNIISKLNSNNRLVSKDILVFGRKISFKMASEKVLVTDFEELFVRELGYVDYVNICQKFSIIIVENIRIIDSDNTDLAVRFINFVDNAYFYKVVLFMTLQDEPIKIYQNGFRKGEFNRTISRLYEMNSDSYVN from the coding sequence TTGCCTGAATTAAAATTTGACGAAAAGCAGTTGCTTTTACTCAGCAGAATTAAAGAGTTTGCTAAACAAATTGAAGATAAGTCGTTTTTTAGATTCTTTAATAGCAGTTTATTAGCAAAAAAAGCTATATATTTATATGGTAATGTAGGTAATGGCAAAACTGTATTAATGCAACATTTTTTCCAAATATTGCAAATTAAGAAATTAATGGTACATTACCAAAACTTTATGCAATCGGTACATAAAGATATTTATCAGTTGCAAGATAAATCACAATCTAAAAATAATATTATCAAAAGAATTGCTGCAAATTATGCAAAGCAGGCGGAAGTAATATGCATAGATGAGTTTGAAATTAAAGACATAACTGATGCTATGATAATAGGACCACTGCTCCTTGAACTCATAAGACATAAGGTGTTTATCTTCATTACTAGTAATATCGAGCCAAAAGATTTGTATAAAGATGGTTTACAAAGGAATTCCTTTTTGCCAATAATGAAAGAGATTTATCAAAAGTTTGAAGTTATGCATTTAGATAGTGATCATGATTATCGATTAGATAAAATTATACACACGACTAATAGACGTATAATATACCCCATTAATGAAGATAATAAGCTTGAGATACAGAATATTATTAGCAAGTTAAATAGTAATAACCGATTAGTTTCTAAGGATATCCTAGTTTTTGGACGTAAAATATCTTTTAAAATGGCTAGTGAAAAAGTATTAGTAACAGATTTTGAAGAGCTATTTGTAAGAGAATTAGGTTATGTTGATTATGTAAATATTTGCCAAAAATTTTCTATCATAATAGTAGAAAATATTCGTATAATAGATTCTGATAACACAGACTTAGCTGTTAGGTTTATTAATTTTGTTGATAATGCTTATTTTTATAAGGTTGTATTATTCATGACATTGCAAGATGAACCTATAAAAATATATCAGAATGGTTTTCGCAAAGGTGAATTTAACAGAACTATTTCAAGGTTATATGAGATGAATAGTGATAGCTATGTCAATTAA
- a CDS encoding IS110 family transposase, whose protein sequence is MTTTYIGVDVSKKTLSIYMPATNKAFEVTNDQHGFTTILSTINKYYPVLSELIVVFEPTGGYEHNLREFLKINKLPFATVHPNKVRSYAKAKGWLAKTDNIDSKLLHDYATCFALPMKVTYDSNSHTNYLSIKN, encoded by the coding sequence ATGACAACAACTTATATTGGTGTGGACGTTAGTAAAAAAACTTTAAGTATCTATATGCCAGCTACCAACAAGGCTTTTGAAGTTACCAATGATCAACATGGCTTTACTACTATACTTAGCACTATTAATAAATACTATCCTGTCTTATCTGAGTTAATTGTTGTCTTTGAACCTACTGGTGGATATGAACATAATTTAAGAGAATTTTTAAAAATAAATAAATTGCCTTTTGCTACAGTACACCCTAATAAAGTGCGTAGTTATGCTAAAGCTAAAGGATGGCTTGCTAAAACTGATAATATCGATAGTAAATTGTTGCATGATTATGCAACGTGCTTTGCTTTACCAATGAAGGTTACTTATGATAGTAATAGTCATACTAATTATCTTTCAATAAAAAATTAA
- a CDS encoding IS630 family transposase, giving the protein MFQDESRFGRINDIKRCWSYKGNRPGVAKQVIREYSYIYGAFCPITGVSDMLILPSMTLECMNIFLQELSIRHPDKFILLICDGASNHRQTSITIPQNIMIHHLPPLSPQLNPAENIWKEIKEKFFFNKLFHSMEYVLNRMSDAILKYEATPQIIKSITSWNWIINPINFLLKDN; this is encoded by the coding sequence ATGTTTCAAGATGAGTCTCGTTTTGGAAGGATAAATGATATAAAAAGATGTTGGAGTTACAAAGGCAACAGACCTGGTGTCGCCAAACAAGTTATCCGGGAGTATAGTTATATTTATGGAGCATTTTGTCCAATTACTGGAGTATCGGATATGCTAATCTTACCTTCTATGACATTAGAATGTATGAATATTTTTTTACAAGAATTATCCATAAGACATCCTGATAAGTTTATTTTGTTGATATGTGATGGGGCATCAAATCATCGTCAAACTTCTATAACAATACCACAAAACATAATGATTCATCATCTTCCACCTTTGTCTCCTCAACTAAATCCTGCTGAGAATATATGGAAAGAAATAAAAGAAAAGTTCTTTTTCAACAAACTATTCCATTCAATGGAGTATGTATTAAATAGAATGTCAGATGCTATATTAAAATATGAAGCAACTCCTCAAATTATTAAGTCTATCACTAGTTGGAACTGGATTATTAATCCTATTAATTTTTTATTGAAAGATAATTAG
- a CDS encoding winged helix-turn-helix domain-containing protein produces MSGYQYVYLSETVCRMEFLLKSASDMIAFRKIQCIYLRAKFLYLPKQISEITGLSISRVRQIHTAYYKLGESVLKKTKRGGRNHCYMDEANESKILESFNDRASQGEIVVVREIQKKYEEVLQKKVTKSAIYKMLHRHCWRKVFPRPHHPKQNKDEMETFKKTSAQWLPPQIHNLNHRDLNYK; encoded by the coding sequence ATGTCAGGTTATCAATATGTTTATCTATCAGAAACAGTTTGTCGGATGGAATTTTTATTAAAATCAGCCTCAGATATGATAGCATTTCGTAAGATTCAATGTATTTATTTACGTGCCAAGTTTTTATATTTACCTAAACAGATTTCTGAAATTACCGGTTTAAGTATTAGTCGAGTTAGGCAAATTCATACAGCTTATTACAAACTAGGAGAATCAGTATTAAAAAAAACTAAAAGAGGTGGTAGGAATCATTGCTATATGGACGAGGCTAATGAAAGTAAAATACTGGAATCTTTTAATGATAGAGCATCACAAGGGGAAATTGTAGTAGTCAGAGAAATACAGAAAAAATATGAAGAAGTTTTGCAAAAGAAAGTAACTAAATCAGCAATCTACAAAATGTTACATCGTCATTGTTGGCGTAAAGTTTTCCCTCGTCCCCATCATCCAAAGCAAAATAAAGATGAGATGGAAACTTTTAAAAAAACTTCAGCTCAGTGGTTACCGCCGCAAATACACAATCTAAATCACAGGGACTTGAATTACAAGTGA
- a CDS encoding IS4 family transposase, with the protein MQALSNAYNLGDKWLEREFRHVNFGDQRLIKRLIKTSSLIESKAFGSINQSCRSWKEAKGAYRLFSNKKFDPAGIYYSHYKETQERIKGNEFVFSVQDTTYLDFDSHIKTKGLGSVSKSYTKHKMGLIVHSALMFTMEGLPLGLSSQQCWARVIREETAQEKSRRKYISSTEDKESYKWIAALKDTMHIIPKDTKVITIGDREADIFELLWSCQEKGSLFIVRNRQNRKFISTEGRKTNLQTHINQISAKKEIVIQVPKKNNEAARMANIEIKYMSGLIPIRTPSLYGSKNTEHKISDKVVLYVVRAKEQVPPKGVEAIDWLLLTNVPVSNFEDAIERINWYKLRWRIEEYFRVLKSGCKIENSRLATKERLEKLIAIKSIIAFKILYLSKVAISHPQEVCTKILTSQEWQTLYIREHKTIFIPEEPPTMKQAIIWLGKLGGFMNRKNDKLPGTMTLWRGYENLTESIEILSIFLSQNCG; encoded by the coding sequence ATGCAAGCGTTATCTAATGCTTACAACTTAGGTGATAAGTGGTTAGAAAGGGAATTTAGGCATGTTAACTTTGGAGATCAAAGGCTTATAAAAAGACTTATTAAAACTAGCTCACTTATAGAAAGCAAAGCTTTTGGTTCAATAAATCAAAGTTGCAGAAGTTGGAAAGAGGCTAAAGGAGCGTATAGATTATTTAGCAATAAAAAATTTGATCCAGCGGGAATTTATTATTCACATTATAAAGAAACACAAGAAAGGATTAAAGGTAATGAGTTTGTATTTTCAGTTCAGGATACAACATACCTAGATTTTGATTCTCATATTAAAACTAAAGGGCTCGGTAGCGTCTCAAAGTCTTATACAAAACATAAAATGGGGCTGATTGTGCATAGTGCCTTGATGTTTACAATGGAAGGATTACCTTTAGGATTATCTTCTCAACAATGTTGGGCTCGTGTTATACGTGAAGAAACTGCACAAGAAAAATCAAGAAGAAAATATATATCTTCTACTGAAGATAAAGAAAGTTATAAGTGGATAGCAGCACTTAAGGACACTATGCATATTATACCTAAAGATACTAAAGTTATAACTATTGGTGACAGAGAAGCAGATATCTTTGAACTATTATGGTCGTGTCAAGAAAAGGGTAGTTTGTTTATTGTTCGTAATAGACAAAATAGAAAATTTATTTCTACAGAGGGAAGAAAAACAAATTTGCAAACCCATATAAATCAGATATCCGCAAAGAAAGAAATAGTAATTCAAGTTCCAAAAAAGAACAATGAAGCAGCAAGAATGGCAAATATTGAAATAAAATATATGTCTGGTTTAATACCAATTAGAACCCCTTCATTATATGGTTCAAAAAATACTGAACACAAAATCAGTGATAAAGTAGTGCTCTATGTTGTAAGAGCTAAAGAACAAGTCCCCCCTAAAGGAGTGGAAGCAATTGATTGGCTCTTGCTAACTAATGTTCCTGTCAGTAATTTTGAAGATGCGATTGAAAGGATAAATTGGTACAAGTTAAGATGGAGAATTGAAGAATATTTCAGAGTTCTAAAATCTGGATGTAAAATAGAAAATTCTCGTTTAGCTACAAAAGAAAGACTAGAAAAATTAATTGCCATAAAAAGCATCATTGCATTTAAAATTTTATATTTATCAAAAGTAGCAATATCTCATCCGCAAGAAGTGTGTACTAAGATTTTAACTTCACAAGAATGGCAAACTCTTTATATTCGAGAGCATAAAACTATTTTCATACCTGAAGAACCTCCAACTATGAAACAAGCTATTATCTGGCTTGGTAAATTAGGAGGATTTATGAATAGAAAAAATGATAAATTACCAGGAACTATGACACTATGGAGGGGCTACGAAAATCTTACAGAAAGTATCGAAATATTATCTATATTTCTCTCCCAGAATTGTGGGTAA